One genomic window of Wolbachia endosymbiont (group B) of Eucosma cana includes the following:
- a CDS encoding Hsp70 family protein yields MRPVQISEPGSNEVVFGIDLGTTNSLIAMVNKAGNVEIFKDEQGRELLPSVISYEKDVLKVGYDVGENAICSIKRLMGKSVKDLHKEGINCEIDNESEKVIRVKCSEEKYLTPIEISAEILKTLCKRVKKFTGMKVNKAVITVPAYFDDSARNATKYAAKLAGIDVLRLINEPTAAALSYSIEKNNNSGIYAVYDLGGGTFDISILKLHQGVFQVLAVGGNTKLGGDDFDHLLSLIVLEKYREQVGLNKKCSSVIPVLRHWDPESLIASEHTRKLYNKNWIPVSSTAPSDTTTYKLQHSYTKTGICNIRAIKEYLSEDTSGTFEFSINGELFKCKITKEEFEQAISPLVNKTINIVTRTISNIDLKIDDIKGVILVGGATRVPLVQNSLIKLFGNKVLNDVDPDKAVANGAALQAHYLTSNSKDRNILLDVLPLSLGIETMGGIVEKIIPRNTPLPVSEIKEFTTYANGQTAMKIHVCQGEREMIEDNKSLARFELKGIPKLPAGSAKVEIGFTVSIDGILTVTAREKTTGVEQTVEINSSSGLSEEDIQDMVNQSVSNFNEDMKARSLAEAKINGNKLIHLVENVSTEQKLKILLQNAKDALQENDLNNINNAIAELENSALELCESSDR; encoded by the coding sequence ATGCGGCCAGTTCAAATTTCTGAACCAGGTTCAAATGAGGTAGTTTTTGGTATAGATCTTGGAACTACTAACTCTTTAATTGCCATGGTAAATAAAGCTGGCAACGTAGAAATATTTAAAGATGAGCAAGGTCGTGAACTATTACCTTCTGTCATTTCATATGAAAAGGATGTACTAAAAGTAGGCTACGATGTTGGCGAAAACGCTATCTGCTCTATAAAACGCTTAATGGGTAAAAGTGTTAAAGATTTGCATAAAGAAGGTATCAATTGTGAAATAGATAACGAAAGTGAAAAAGTTATTAGGGTAAAATGCTCAGAAGAAAAGTATCTCACTCCTATTGAGATCTCTGCTGAGATACTAAAAACTCTATGCAAGAGGGTAAAAAAATTCACAGGGATGAAAGTTAACAAAGCAGTGATTACTGTACCAGCTTATTTTGATGATTCAGCACGTAACGCAACCAAATATGCAGCAAAATTAGCTGGCATAGATGTTCTTCGCCTCATTAATGAACCAACCGCTGCAGCACTTTCTTACTCCATTGAAAAGAACAATAACAGTGGCATATATGCAGTTTATGACCTCGGTGGTGGAACATTTGACATTTCAATATTAAAATTACATCAAGGAGTGTTTCAAGTTCTTGCAGTTGGTGGTAATACTAAACTTGGTGGTGATGATTTTGATCATCTACTTAGTTTAATCGTGCTTGAAAAGTATAGAGAACAGGTAGGTTTAAATAAAAAATGCTCTAGTGTCATCCCAGTGCTCCGACACTGGGATCCAGAAAGTTTGATTGCAAGTGAACACACCAGAAAGTTATATAATAAGAACTGGATTCCAGTGTCAAGCACTGCACCATCTGATACAACTACCTACAAATTACAACATTCATACACTAAAACTGGTATCTGCAATATACGTGCTATAAAAGAGTACCTAAGTGAAGATACCTCTGGCACTTTTGAATTCAGCATCAATGGTGAATTATTTAAGTGCAAAATTACCAAAGAAGAATTCGAGCAAGCAATCAGTCCTTTGGTTAATAAGACTATAAATATAGTTACTCGTACTATAAGCAACATAGATCTTAAAATCGATGATATAAAAGGGGTAATTTTAGTTGGTGGCGCAACTAGAGTGCCATTAGTGCAAAATTCACTAATCAAACTCTTTGGCAATAAAGTGCTGAATGATGTGGATCCGGACAAAGCAGTTGCCAATGGGGCAGCTTTGCAGGCTCATTATTTAACTTCAAACTCAAAAGATAGGAATATTCTCCTTGATGTGCTGCCTTTATCACTTGGCATAGAAACTATGGGGGGAATAGTTGAAAAAATTATACCAAGAAATACACCACTACCAGTTTCAGAAATAAAAGAGTTTACAACTTACGCTAACGGGCAAACAGCAATGAAAATTCACGTTTGTCAAGGAGAACGTGAAATGATAGAAGATAATAAATCTCTAGCACGATTTGAACTCAAAGGTATACCAAAATTGCCTGCAGGTTCTGCAAAAGTTGAAATAGGATTTACAGTTAGCATTGATGGAATATTGACTGTCACTGCAAGAGAAAAAACTACTGGAGTCGAACAGACAGTTGAAATAAATTCAAGCTCTGGCTTAAGTGAAGAAGATATTCAAGATATGGTCAATCAGTCAGTAAGTAACTTTAATGAAGACATGAAGGCTCGTTCCCTTGCAGAGGCTAAAATTAACGGTAACAAGCTCATACATCTAGTTGAAAATGTTTCCACTGAGCAAAAGTTAAAAATTTTACTACAGAACGCAAAAGACGCTTTACAGGAAAATGACTTAAACAACATTAATAATGCTATCGCTGAGTTAGAAAATTCTGCTTTAGAATTATGCGAATCATCAGACAGATAG
- a CDS encoding iron-sulfur cluster co-chaperone HscB C-terminal domain-containing protein: MSSNHFTLFGIEPAFNISFDELEKKYIELSKTDINERESKNMENINKAYQVLKSPLKRAEHLLDLFDVKSKKEHLDPEILNESMEIREYFLDCDDLQFASRMIDEKVKDCTKNLINAFATKNFDEAATQVFRLRYLYKSFEEMKENAASSNF; this comes from the coding sequence ATGTCTAGCAACCATTTCACATTATTTGGAATTGAACCGGCTTTTAACATCAGCTTTGATGAGCTGGAGAAAAAATATATTGAGCTAAGCAAAACTGATATAAATGAAAGAGAGTCCAAAAATATGGAAAATATCAACAAAGCTTATCAGGTACTGAAGTCACCGCTAAAGCGTGCCGAACATTTGTTGGATCTTTTTGACGTAAAAAGCAAAAAAGAGCATCTTGATCCTGAAATATTAAATGAATCAATGGAAATAAGAGAATACTTTCTAGACTGCGATGATTTACAATTTGCAAGTAGGATGATTGATGAAAAGGTAAAAGATTGTACTAAAAACCTAATTAATGCTTTTGCTACAAAAAATTTTGATGAAGCTGCTACGCAAGTTTTTAGATTGAGATATTTATATAAGTCATTTGAGGAGATGAAGGAAAATGCGGCCAGTTCAAATTTCTGA
- a CDS encoding HesB/IscA family protein: MSEFQGVNSVKKPITLTANAVERVRFLLDKKKHANLEEAIGIRVLIKQKGCSGLKYDIEYAYDVRPLESVIEESCSDDQKVKVLIDPKSIMFILGSEMDYVEEKFSSGFIFKNPNEKGKCGCGESFHV, encoded by the coding sequence ATGAGTGAATTTCAAGGAGTAAATTCTGTTAAAAAACCTATCACTCTAACTGCAAATGCAGTAGAGAGGGTAAGGTTTTTATTGGACAAAAAGAAGCATGCTAACCTTGAAGAAGCAATAGGAATAAGAGTTCTAATTAAGCAAAAAGGATGCTCTGGTTTAAAATATGATATTGAGTATGCATATGATGTTCGTCCTTTGGAGTCGGTAATTGAAGAAAGCTGCAGTGATGATCAAAAAGTCAAGGTGCTGATCGATCCAAAATCTATCATGTTTATCCTTGGCTCTGAAATGGATTATGTAGAGGAAAAATTCTCATCAGGTTTTATTTTCAAAAATCCTAATGAGAAAGGAAAATGTGGTTGTGGAGAGAGTTTTCATGTCTAG
- the iscU gene encoding Fe-S cluster assembly scaffold IscU, with amino-acid sequence MSYNEKILDHYENPRNVGSLDKNDPNVGTGLVGAPSCGDVMKLQIKVNDKGVIEDAKFKTFGCGSAIASSSLLTEMIKGKTIENVTKIKNTQIVEELSLPPVKIHCSVLAEDAIKAAIHDYQNKQKH; translated from the coding sequence ATGAGTTATAATGAGAAAATTTTAGATCATTACGAAAATCCAAGGAATGTTGGTTCTCTGGATAAAAATGATCCAAATGTTGGTACTGGTTTAGTTGGTGCACCATCATGCGGAGATGTAATGAAACTGCAAATAAAGGTCAACGATAAAGGTGTTATTGAAGACGCAAAATTTAAAACTTTTGGTTGTGGTTCTGCTATAGCTTCAAGTTCTTTGCTTACAGAAATGATCAAAGGAAAAACTATTGAGAATGTAACAAAGATAAAGAATACTCAAATAGTGGAAGAATTGTCTTTGCCGCCAGTAAAGATACACTGTTCAGTACTTGCTGAGGATGCTATAAAAGCTGCTATTCATGATTATCAAAATAAACAAAAACATTGA